The DNA region ATGTATACAGTAGGTATTATAACAGCAAGTGACAAAGGCGCCAAAGGTGAGCGGGTAGATCTAAGTGGGAAACTCATAGAAGAAATTATGACTGAAGCAGGTTATAAGGTACTTAAATATATCATGTTACCAGATGATGCCATTGGATTATCCAATGAGATGGTTTTCATGGCAGATGAGTTGAAAATAAACCTGATATTAACAACAGGTGGAACGGGTTTTAGTCAAAGAGATGTGACACCGGAAGCTACAATGAATATTATTCAGAAAGATGCACCGGGTATTGCAGAAGCCATTCGACACAACAGCTTGAATATAACACCAAAAGCAATGCTTTCTAGAGGTGTTTCAGGTATTCGAGGTAATACTCTTATTGTCAATCTTCCTGGGAGCCCGAAAGCAGTCAAAGAATCTTTAACATTTATCCTAGATCCTTTGCTTCATGGGTTACAAATACTTGTTGGCGATACATCCGAGTGTGGTGAACTTCCAAAATAAAAGGGAAAAGAGATGTCTATGGATTTTTTTAATGCAATATCTGTGAAGGAAGCACTTCAAATCATAACAAAACTGGCAAATGATTATAAAATGGATACAGAAGTAGTATCTCTTGTAGATGCTATCGATCGTATTGTTGCCATGAATTATAGGGCACCTGTTAATCTACCGCAATTTAATCGTTCAACGGTTGATGGTTATGCGGTTATGATCCAAGACGTTGTAGATGCGTCTGAGACTTCACCTATGCCACTTAAGTTGGTTCATGAAGTCATTATGGGGGAAGTTGTAACAGATGTATTGAAAGAAGGACAGACTGCCTATGTACCTACCGGAGGCATGTTGCCGGAAAAAACCGAAGGCATGGTTATGATAGAGTATACAAAGCAGTTAGATGAAGAAACCATACTTATAAAGAAACCTGTACAAGAAGGGGAAAATATCAGCTATACAGGTGATGATTTATCCTTAGGTGAAGTCTATATTAAGGCTGGGAAGAGAATAACGGCCTATGATCTGGGGCTTTTTGCTTCGATGGGCGTCGGACAAATAGAAGTCTACAAAAAACCAGTATTTTCAATTATTTCTACAGGAGATGAGATTATTGGCATTGATGAAGAGCAATCATTTGGACAAATTAGAGAAATTAACAGTTATGCCCTAGGTGGTTTGATTAAACAGTTGGGTGGAGAAGTTAATAAACGTAAGATTGTTAAGGATGATTTTGGAAAAATAAGAAGTGCCCTTGAAGAAACACTGGTACTAAGTGACATTATATTAGTATCCGGTGGTAGTTCAGTAGGCAAGAAGGATTATACACGACAGGTAATAGAGTCGTTTGATAACAGTCAAATTTGGGTCCATGGTATAGCTATAAAACCAGGTCGGCCAACGATTTTTGGACAAGTTGAAGGTAAACTTGTCGTAGGGCTTCCGGGTCATCCTGCCTCAGCATTGGTTACATTTAGCTTATTTGTCAAAAGGTATTTTCTGACCATACAAAAGAGCCGTCAAGAAGTGGTTCATATTAAAGCTATGTTGACAGGTGATGTATATGCTGCACAAGGTAGAGAAACCTATCAAATGGTCCGATTAAGTCGGAAAGCTGATATATGGGAGGCCCTTCCTTTATATGGTAAATCAGGTATGATGACATTACTTGCTAAAGCCAGCGGCTATATCAAAATACCTTTTGAAAAAGAAAAATTTGAAAAAGGAACCTTTGTAGATGTTTATCTTTTAAAAGACTTAACGTTGTAAACGGATAATGCATATATATTAGATAATCCAATCAGATGTAGACAATATAAGTTAATTTCAGGTATACTGAATGTTACTGTGATTATACAAAGACGACAAAATCATATGAGGTGCACAATTGGATATTAAACTGGAACATGTACATGAAAGTTTAAAGAATCATCAGGATACGACCTATTTATCAAAAAATGAATATAACCCTTGGAAAATCACGCTTGTATATACAATAATTGGTGTATTATGGATTCTTTTTTCAGATAGTATTCTTGGTATGTTGGTTCAAGATCATGAGGTGTATCAAGAGATGCAGCTTTATAAAGGTTGGTTTTATGTAGCTATGACCAGCGTATTATTCTATTATTTTGCAAGCCTTAACAATAATAAGGTTTTTCAACTGAATCAAAAAATACAATTGACGAATGAAGAGCTGGTAGCAACCTCAGAAGAGCTTATAGCCATAGATGATGAACTGGTAGAAAAAGTCAAAAGTCTGGATAAAATAAATCGTGAACTGCATAAGCAGAAGAAATATTTTGATTTGTTATATACTAACAGTAATGCGGCCATTATGATCTGGAAAACCAGTGGAGAAGTGGTGGATCTTAATAGACATTATAATGAAGTCTTGGGGTATGATGAGACCTTTGTAGGGAAAAATTGGATAGAATATACCAAAACGAGCAAAGAGGATTTTGATTTGACTACATTCATAGACCGATTGAATGAAACGAAGCAACTCATCAATTATGAGACAAAGGTTAGGGCTAAAGACGGAACAGTAAAAGATATGATTTGGAACGATGTCTTAATGGAAACAGAGAATGAAGCACCACTTGTTGTATCTTTTGGCATCGACGTGACAGACGAACACCACCAACAACAAAAACTTATTGAAATGGCCACAAAAGATCCTGTTACAGGATTAGATAACCGTGTGGTTTTTGATACGAGAATTGAAGAATTAATAGAGGCACAAAAACCTTTTACTGCCTATTATATAAATATTGACTATTTCAAAGACTTAAATGATATTCATGGCCACGATTATGGTGACCTTTTTTTAGTCGCTTTATCTAAAGCCCTTATGTTTTTGGAACTATCCCACGCATATCGATGGCAAGGTGATGGATTTCTGATTATTCAAGAGACCGTCGATCAAGCCAGGATTCAAAAGATGCTGGAATATGTTTTGAATTTGTCAAATCGTAAATGGAATCTGATGGATGTGGAATATCAGATGACTTTGAGTATCGGTGTCGTTACCAGCTTATTAGCCCAAAAAAATGTATCAGAAGTACTAAAGCAGCTTGACATTGCACTTTATAAGGCAAAGGCTAATGGAAGAGGACGCTATGAATTTTATAGCAACGCTTTACTTGAGGAAGTGTTCTTTCGAGCTGGTCTTGAAAAGAAAATCAACAATGCTTTGTTAGAGGATGCTTTTGAATTGTATTATCAGCCCATTTATAATCTTAAAGAAAACACATTTGATGCATGTGAGGTATTATTGAGATGGAATGATTCAACCCATAAGGATATGAACATTGGTAAGCTCATAGAGTTTGCTGAACAAACAGGACAAATATTAAAAGTAGATCGATGGGTTATTGAAAAGGCTTTTTATTGTATATCAGAAGAAAAAGAGACGTTTGATCAATTAAAAGTTTCTATAAACATATCTACTCAAACCTTTAATTCGTCTAAGTTTATACCTTATCTGATAGAAATGGTTGATCTTTATAAGATTAATGCCAGACGGATTTATTTTGAAATTACAGAACATTCCATCATAAAAAATATGACAAAGGCCAAAGAAGTCATGGCACAACTAAAATCCATTGGGTTTTCCGTATCTTTAGATGACTTTGGTACGAGGTACTCCTCGTTAAATTATTTGAGTATGTTTCCTTTTGATGTTTTGAAAATAGACAAAACCTATATTGATGATATATTGGATAGAGATAAAGGCTATATTATTGTCAAGCAATTGCTAAGTTTGACAGAAGCTTTGGGTATTGTAACAGTGGCTGAAGGTATTGAACATCAAGCTCAAGGCGAATTACTACATGACATGGGGTGTCAGTTTGGGCAAGGGTATCATTTTGCAAGACCTATGCCTTACTTAGAACTAAAACAGCGAATTGCTTCAGATGTGTAACACAATCGATGAGCATTGATTTGACAAAACTTAATACCTAAGGTATAATGATACAAAACTAGAGACAATCTTATTAATATATAAAGTTGTCTCTTTTCATTGGGAAAACATCCCTAAGAGTGATTACGAGGAAGGTGAACCATGGCAAAAAGAAATTCTACACCGATTTACATGCAAGTAGCTGTGGATGTTGCTGCTAGAATCAGTCGTGAAGACATAAAAAGACAAGCAAAAATCAGTGGTCGATCGACGCTTGCAGGTGAATATAATGTATCACCTGAGACGATTAGAAAAGCAATGCGGCTTTTATCCGATATGGATATCGTTGAAGTGAAGCATGGAAATGGTATCTATGTAGCATCTGTAGACAGGGCCTTAGAGTTTATTGAACGCTATAGAATTCGTTCTTCTGTTAATGAATTAAAAGATGAACTCATTGATTTGATGAAAAAAAGGGATGCTATTGAAGACAAAATGAATGAGACCATGAATGCCATTATTGATTATACGAGTCGATTTAATCATAGTGAACATATAACAGTTTATGAATATAGCATTGATATGGCTTCAGAAGTCATAGGAAAAAGCATACAAGAACTTGATTTTTGGACACATACTGGTGCGACGATTGTAGGTATAAAAAGGGACGGGACTATATTATTATCGCCACCCACCTATGAAAAAATCTATAAAAAGGATAAGTTGCTTTATGTTGGAGAAGCAGCCACCAGTGTTAGACTTGGAGAATTTATTCGACATTATGGACAAAGTAAATAAATGTGAAGTAGTTGCTTGATGATTACGACTATAAGATTAATACCATAGTTGTGAAAAAGGGTGAATGAAAAACAAAATTAGAACTGGGGCTGGATTAGGACGTTGGTCATAATCTATACCACCAATACATACTGGTGGTATTACGAGCGAAAGCGAAGCACTCTAACTCTTTTGGGTTAGCGTGCTTTTGTTTTTCACAAAAACCCATACTATAACTTTCAACTAAGAACATAGCTGAAAGTCACAATATTCATGAAAATGAAAAGAATAAAAGGAGAAAGATTTTGAAAGAACAAGAAAAGCTAATTTTAATGGGTAGAAGCAAAGTTCAACATGGACAACACAACGACAGAATATTTGTAGATGACTATAAACATGCACTTGATCCTTACCTTATTGATAAACTTGACCTAATGGTTGAAGACCATGAATACGGTAAGATTATAGCAAAGACGCCGAAAGCAGCAAAAATCAAATTTATAAGAAATGGCTTTGATCAAGAAGCAAAAATACCCGGATTTTATAATGGGAAGAAAAGCTGCTTTTTTATGGCAAAGTATACGAATCCAGATAGAAAAGTAGTCAGCAATAGGGATGAGCTTTTATCGATAGTTCGAGAAGCCAAAAAGAAAAAGAAGGATACCAAAATGCTCACACCTTTAGAAGAAGGTTATGAGATAAAGCTATTGGATCTTCGGGATGCAAAAAGAATTGCCGATATTTATGATCAGGTATTTAAAACCCATCCCTATCCAATAGAGGACCCTATTTATATTGAAGAAAATATGGGACATGAGACTCTATATTTTGGTTTATTGAAAGATGATGAACTGATTGGTGTTAGTGCCTGTTGTGTTAATTTTCATGAGGAAAATGTGGAAGTGACAGATTTTGCTATCCTACCCAAATACCGTGGTTACAACTACAGTATGCATTTAATGAAGAAGATGGAGACAGTCATGATAGCAGCGGGTATGAAAACTGCATATACGATGACACGTGCCGGTTCACCGAGTATGAATAAGATTTTTGGTAAAAATGGGTATAAATATGGCGGCACACTATGGAACAACAATCAAATATCCGGCGGTATAGAGTCTATGAATATTTGGTATAAAAGCTTTGAAACAATCACGAAAAAACAGTAAGTTGTATAATAATAATGAATATGGGATAATAGAAAAAAGAAGATAGTATTGGAAAACGCGGAGGTTGTTGCGATGACAGCATTGTATAAGGCTTGGAGCAATGTTTTTATATACGTATTCGTTCTTACTTTGATGGTGTTACACTTCACAGTTTCGGATTCTCATGGCCAAATATTGGATGCACCTATAATACGTGATGATGCAGGTATACTTTTTGATAGATTGGGTAGAGCATCAGGTTTGTCCAATTTGTCCGTATCTTCAATGATTCAAGATAAATATGGCTTTTTATGGTTTGGAACTCAGAGTGGTCTCAATCGTTTTGATGGAAGAAAAATAGAAGTCTATAAAACGGTTCCATTTACAGAAGATGGGCTTGCACACAACTTAGTACAGACAATCTACTATGATGAGCAATCTCATGAACTATGGGTTGGTACCTACCAAGGAGTGTCTCAATTTATCATTCATGAGCGTCGTTTTGAAAACTATACAGTCAAGGACGATAATCTTTCTAACCCAATTATCATAGCCATAGAAAAGGATTCAGAGGGATATGTTTGGCTCGGTACCATGAACGGACTTAATCGTTTGGATCCAAGAGATGGTTCAGTTAAACAATATAATATACCTAAAGAAACAGTTAGGTCATTGTTGATTGATTCAAAAGAGCGTTTGCTAATTGGTACCTATGATGGGCTTTTTACGATGGACCCCGTAAGTGATGTGGTGATACCTGTAGAGGTCGAATTACCATCGCCGAATGTGATGACAATAAAAGCCTTTGAAGAAGATGTATTAACATTGGGTCTTTGGGATGGTGGGGTCGTTGAGTTAGATTTGGATTTTAATATACTTAGTAAAACCAGTTATGCAGATAACCGTGTATATAGCTTAGAGAAAACATACGATGGCACATTATGGGTCGGCACTTGGGGTGGCGGCCTATTTGCTACTGAAAAAAATAAGACGACCCATCATTTTGCCAGTGGAGAAAGTGATGGGTCATTGGTGCATCCAATCGTATATTCTATGCTTGAAGATGACTCAGGTATCCTATGGATTGGCACCAACGGTGGTGGTATATCCAAGTTAAATCCAAGGAAAAGAGATTATGTGAAGTTCTCTCACGACCCTAGAAATCAAGAATCTCTAGATATAGGGAAAATCAACTTCATACAAGAAGATAAGGATGAGAACCTATGGTTTGCTGTCTATAATAATGGGTTGAATAAATACAACACCAGAACTGAAACCATGACCAAATACAAGTATGATGAGAATCAAGTAGGGTCATTGATGGATAATCAAGTCATGGCTATAGATATGTTAGAAGACGGAAGGCTTTTGATAGGAACTGCAAAAGGATTGGTATTTTATAATCAGGGTACCGATACATTTACGCCTTGGAATATTTTACCGGACAATCTAAGGATATATGATATAGAGCGCGTGGGTGATCATGAGCTGTGGATTGGTACCTACACCAGTGGTTTGTTCTATTACAATATGATGACGGACGAAACCCTGCAATACAGTTCAACAAATGAAGATTTTCAGACATTATCAGATAATTTAGTATATACGATTCACCATGACAGTAAAGGTCGTCTGTGGGTTGGTACAAATAATGGTCTTAACCTTCTTGAAAAGGGTTCGGATACATTTAAAGTTTTTAAAAAGGGAAGTCGAGAAGAACATCAATTAGCCAATAATTCTATTTCAGATATATTTGAGGATTCTACCGGACGGATGTGGTTTGGCATGTTAGATGGTGGTGTTGCTTATTATGATGAAATGAATAAGAATTTTGTTAGCTTTACAGAAGCAGATGGCCTTTCCAGTAATGCGGTTATTAGTATGTTAGAGGGCAATGATAACTTAATATGGGTTGCAACTTACGATGGTATGTCCATTCTAAATCCGGTAACAGGAGAGATTCGCATTTTAACTGCTGATGATGGTATTGGGGGTATGGAATTTTCTAAGGGTCACTTAAAAAGTAAGGATGGTAGCATGATGTTTGGTGGCGTGCATGGTATTACAGTCATTCCGAAGGAATACTCGGAATTCAAAATGAACCCACCAAAGCTATATATAACTGAGGTTGAGTTATTCCAACAACCTATTGAAGAGAAACGATTATTTTATAATGGCGCTCATTTGGAGTTTGCTCCCGACGAAACATTTTTAGGATTTAGATTTGTAGCCCTTGACTATGACTCACCGGATAAGATTATATTTTCATACAAGTTGGTTGGTTTTGATCAAGACTGGATTTATGCGGGAACAAGAGATTATGCATCTTATTCTAATCTACCATCAGGTGATTATGAGCTTATGGTGGTGGCAGAAGGTATTCGTTATAATAAGTCAGAACCGGTCAGTGTATATTTTACCATTGAAACACCCTGGTACAGGACGCCACTGGCTTTTGTTATCTATACCACGTTATTGGTCTTAATGGGCTATGGTATTTATAAGATTATTGAAGCACGTGAGCTTAAACGAAGAAATTCTAAACTTGCAAAGCTAAACGAGAAGTTGGAAGTAGTAAATACAGAGCTTGAAACCCTTTCAATAAAAGATGCTTTGACAGATTTTTACAACAGAAGGTATTTGGACTTTAAATTAGATGAACTTCTAAAATTGGCCAAACGCTCTAAGACCAATCTGACATTAATTATGTTTGATATAGACAATTTCAAGAGTATTAATGATCAATATGGGCATATTGCCGGAGACTACTATCTTGTGGATGTTGCTGATACCATTCATAAACTCTTAAGTCGAAGTACGGACAAAGCAATTCGCTATGGCGGTGATGAGTTTATTATTATTCTATATGATAACAACCCTACAAGTGCTTATGCGTTGTGTGAAAATATTCAAAGGGAGATTGGTCAAATTCCAATCCAAACAGAGTCAGAAACCAATCAAGCCAAAGCAACCATTAGTATCGGCTTAGTAAGTATGGTACCCGGTGAAGGTATGAATAAAGAGCAACTCATAGCTTTGGCGGATCAAGCTCTTTACAAAGCGAAAGAACTTGGGAAAAATCAAATATACGTAAGTGATGAGGAATAGATTTCCATCCACTTCACAGGTCGTTTAGGGCCAAAGACCTCCTTATGCTTGAATAAAGCTTCTCCAGGATATAAAATTAAGTTGGGGATTCAATAAGGAGGGGCTATATGCGAAAACTATATCTATTATTCATAATAGTCAGTATATATATTTCATTAACCAATACAATTTCTAATGCAAATTCAAGTCAAGATAATCCAATTCATTTAGATTATAGTGAATTACTGGCAAACCATGGGTCCATGATGCTGATTTTGGATCCTGAAAGTGGTGAGATTTTATATGCCAACCATGCTGCTGCCAAGTTTTATCAGTATTCACTAGAAGAACTTATGAATAAGACGGTTATGGATCTGAACATACAAAGTGAAGAAGAAGTCGTAAATAATATGTCAGCAATTCTAATGAATGAAATGAATCATTTTCAAGTGATACATAGAACCAAAGAAGGTAGCCTAAAGAACATGGATGTTGTATCCTATCCCATAGAGTTTGAGAATAGGCAAGTGCTTTTTTCAATTCTTTTTGATGTGACTGAAAAAGTAGCCCTGGAAAAGCAGATTGCATTACAAACTGAAAAAAGTCAAACGGACGCTATTAGAAATCAAATGGTCATGTCTCTCATTATTCTAATTTCCTTTGGTATTCTTGTATTTATGGTTATCGCCTATAGAAGGCTGAACTTTTTGGCAAGACATGATGCCCTTACCGGTCTCTATAATCGTTCTGAATTATTAAGGTGTTATGAAGACTATATGGAACCCAAATATATACCGCTATATATGTTGATGATGGACATAGATCATTTGAAATTCATAAATGATACCTTTGGTCATTTGGAAGGTGACACCGTCATTAAGATGGTAGGAAATCATTTGAAGGAAAAGGTCCAACATCAAGGTTGTGTATCACGCGTGTCCGGTGATGAATTTGTTATGCTGGTTCCGGCCTGCTCTGAAAAAAAAGTTTTTGAAATTATTGATGGTATTGAAAATAATGACTTGAATCTAAATGGGGTTAACTTAAATGTTTCTGTAGGCTATGTCAAGATTGAAAACCTAAAACTAACGTATGATGAAGCTTTTTCTATAGCGGAAAGCAGAATGTATTCCAAAAAAATGGAACATAAAAGTAGCAATAGTAAGAAAATTGAGAATCAACTTATGGAGCATGTCTATCAAAAACATCCTGATTTTAAACAACATCTTAATATAATTCATGAAGTAATAGAGATAATGGGCAAGGCTATGAACTTAAACAGTGGCGATATTATTGCGCTAAAAGAAGCGGCAAGACTTCAGGACATTGGGTTAGTACTATATGAAGACCGAGTGCGTTATCCTAAGATATGGGATTGTTTGCAAAATCATGATGACGTAAAAAAACATCCGGAAAGTAGCTTCTCCATTCTGAACGCTTTGCATAAACCCAGTCATGTTATTGACATTATCATTCATCATCATGAAAACTATGATGGCACCGGTTACCCAAAGGGACTCAAAGGTGAAAATATTCCATTCTTATCAAGAATATTGAGTTTTGCCAATACCATAGGGATACAACTCATAGATATCAAGAAAAATGAATTACCAATGAGTACAATTAATGAAAGGGTTCAAAAATATGCAGGCATCACATTAGACCCTAACTTAATAGAGTTGCTTGGTGATCATATCTTTATTAAGGATTTAGAAAATATAGACAGTCTATAGCGTTCAATAAATATGGTTATAAGGACAAAACTAAGTATCACTAAGTTCACATAAAATATATAGATTACGTTGATACATTCATAACTATATATTTTATGCGAAAGTTCAACGATATAGTTTTGACACCTTAAACAATTTTTAATGTGTAATCCTTGTTATTTCCCTTTACTTTGCGTATAATTAGTAGTACTAAGGCTAGTATATATGCTAAGTAAGGGCTTATTTTTTATTACATCTTATGGAGGTCACCTATGAATGCAATGCCCAAAAAATTCAAATACTCCCTTAATAAGAAATTAATGATGCTTTTTGTTGTTTTATTGTCTTTGGCTACTTTTGGAATAGGTATTTCTGGATACTATATTGCAAGTAGAGCCCTTCAGGATAAAGGCGAAGTAACTTTGAAAAATGCGGTGGTCATGGCTTTAAAGCTAATTGAGGCTGAGCATGGTAAAAGTTTGGCGGGTGTAATCTCAGAAGAAAAAGCAAAAGAAAATGTTAAAACAGCCTTGTTAGGTCCATTGAATGAAGATGGTACCAGAACGCTTCATGGTAGGATTGACTTAGGGCAAAATGGCTATATGATTGTTTATGACTTAGAAGGCACGGAAATTATGCATCCGACTTTGGAGGGCGTTAACGTCTTAGATGTTACGGACATGAAGAACCCTAACCATTTTATTGTTAAAGATCAGATTGAAAAGGGATTAAGTGGTGGCGGTTTCACTTATTATTCATGGGTATTACCGCATTCAGAAGTTATCGCTGATAAGATAGCCTATGCAGGTTATGACCCCAATTGGGCTTGGATTGTTTCAGCGACGGCTTATGAAATGGATTTTAATGCTTCAGCCCGTATCATACTCCTGGTTCTAGCCCTCATATATATAGGGATTATGGTTCTTGTGACGGTTATTGCAGCTCGTGAACTTAAACGCGTTACACGACCGGTTATACAAGTATCAGAAGGTATGGATGCAGTCAGTAAAGGCCTGTATCAGACCATACCGGAAGTCATTTCACAAGACGAGATTGGGTTATTGACCAAAGGTTATAATCTGATGGTGGAATCAATGGATGTGACAAGAAAGAATCTTACATATCAAACAGAGAAACTAAGCTATTTAGCCTATCATGATGAGTTGACAAAGCTGCCAAATAGAAACAGATTCAAAAAACATGTGACTACCCGAATGAAGCAGTGCATGGGAGATGCGTATTTAGTTCAAATAGATGTTCGTGCCTTCAAAGTTATAAATTCAACGATGGGCTATGATCAAGGCGATGAGCTTCTAAAAAAAATTGGTGCCTATTTTAAAAGTCAAATAGAAGATATCTTTTTCATAGCAAGAACAAGCGGTAATGAATTTTCTATATGGTTAGAGGAGAAATCAGCTGTACAAGTAAGGACCAGTATTGAAAAGCTTCAAGAGGGCATTCATAAGTTTTTGATTACCAATGATTTTATGCATCCGTTGGATTATCATGTTGCAATGGCAAACTTTCCTGAGCAGGGGCTTGATTTTGAAACCTTATATAACAAAGTATCTATGGCTATGAAGCATGCTAAAGAACAAAGAAATACCAAAATATATCTTTTTGATAGTGACATGGAAAAAGCTATCATAGATGAACTTGAGATGCGAACATACTTGAAGGTGGCCATCGAAGAGAAAAAAATAGCTGTTCACT from Petrocella atlantisensis includes:
- a CDS encoding EAL domain-containing protein: MNAMPKKFKYSLNKKLMMLFVVLLSLATFGIGISGYYIASRALQDKGEVTLKNAVVMALKLIEAEHGKSLAGVISEEKAKENVKTALLGPLNEDGTRTLHGRIDLGQNGYMIVYDLEGTEIMHPTLEGVNVLDVTDMKNPNHFIVKDQIEKGLSGGGFTYYSWVLPHSEVIADKIAYAGYDPNWAWIVSATAYEMDFNASARIILLVLALIYIGIMVLVTVIAARELKRVTRPVIQVSEGMDAVSKGLYQTIPEVISQDEIGLLTKGYNLMVESMDVTRKNLTYQTEKLSYLAYHDELTKLPNRNRFKKHVTTRMKQCMGDAYLVQIDVRAFKVINSTMGYDQGDELLKKIGAYFKSQIEDIFFIARTSGNEFSIWLEEKSAVQVRTSIEKLQEGIHKFLITNDFMHPLDYHVAMANFPEQGLDFETLYNKVSMAMKHAKEQRNTKIYLFDSDMEKAIIDELEMRTYLKVAIEEKKIAVHYQEKYDFVKEKVVGVEALARWFSDELGYVSPNTFIPALSELNLTTKFGDYMIDRVMNDYAKLKEIYGEGISVSINISPTHFLEVGFLTAVMQALVFHNVPAEKVILEVTEDIFIADFKKIATIITSLHVLGLKVSIDDFGTGYSSFNYLKSIDFDEMKIDKTFMDQILEDDKSFKLFQILCDIAKVYDYDIVAEGVETMEQLEMIKGTSLRIVQGYLFSKPLPIEKLESHREKHL
- a CDS encoding sensor domain-containing diguanylate cyclase/phosphohydrolase, which codes for MRKLYLLFIIVSIYISLTNTISNANSSQDNPIHLDYSELLANHGSMMLILDPESGEILYANHAAAKFYQYSLEELMNKTVMDLNIQSEEEVVNNMSAILMNEMNHFQVIHRTKEGSLKNMDVVSYPIEFENRQVLFSILFDVTEKVALEKQIALQTEKSQTDAIRNQMVMSLIILISFGILVFMVIAYRRLNFLARHDALTGLYNRSELLRCYEDYMEPKYIPLYMLMMDIDHLKFINDTFGHLEGDTVIKMVGNHLKEKVQHQGCVSRVSGDEFVMLVPACSEKKVFEIIDGIENNDLNLNGVNLNVSVGYVKIENLKLTYDEAFSIAESRMYSKKMEHKSSNSKKIENQLMEHVYQKHPDFKQHLNIIHEVIEIMGKAMNLNSGDIIALKEAARLQDIGLVLYEDRVRYPKIWDCLQNHDDVKKHPESSFSILNALHKPSHVIDIIIHHHENYDGTGYPKGLKGENIPFLSRILSFANTIGIQLIDIKKNELPMSTINERVQKYAGITLDPNLIELLGDHIFIKDLENIDSL